TGTGCCAGCGGCGTGACATGGTAAACCGTCCAGGCGAGGCAGGTCTTCACAAATTCGGCCTTACGCCACGCAAAAAGTCGGAGCATGTAGCCGGTCGTTGTCATGCGATCTGCTCCATTTGTTCATCGAGGCTCATGGATTCCGACGAAAGCCGCATGAGCGCGCTGTAGCGAGAGTGCGGGTTGCGGGCCAGCACTTCGCGCGGGCCGTATTCGAGGATGCGCCCCTCGGCAAGCACCATGATCTTATCTACGCGCTCGACCGTTGCCAGACGGTGCGCAATGATGATGCCCGTGCGGCCTTCAAGCAGTCGGTCAACGGCGCGGCTCACCAGACGCTCGGTGGCCGGATCGAGGCGGCTAGAAGGTTCGTCGAGAATCACGAGACCTGGATCGCGGAGAAAGCCACGCCCGAACGCCAGTAATTGAGACTGTCCGGCCGAGAGCCCGCCGCCGCCAGCTTCGAGCATCGTGTCGAGCTTCTGTGGCAGCTCTTCGACCCAGGGCCGCAAACACAGCTCATCCAGGACCCGCCAGATTTGCTCATCGGCCACGCGCGGATTGAAGAACGTGAGATTGTCGCGGATCGTGCCGTGGAAGAGCTGAACGTCCTGCGTCACAAGAGCGATACGGCGGCGGATGTCGTGCAGGTTCGCTTGCCGGAGATCAACGCCGTCAATAAGGATGCGTCCGGCGCTGGAGTCGTACAAACGAGATGCCAGTCGGATCAGCGTCGTTTTGCCGCTACCCGTGCGACCGATCAGGCCGAGCGTCTCCTCAGGCTCCAGGCGAAAGCTCAAACCGTTCAGCACGTCACGTTCGGCATAACGAAAGCGCACCTGCTCAAACTCGATGGCGTGGGCCTGCTTGGCGAGTGACCGCTCGCCACTCAGCACGGTGCGCGGCGTTTCCAATAGCTCGCGCACACGGCGAATGCCCGCGGCGGCTTTCTGGAACTCCTGCAACTGCTGCGTGATCTGATCCATCGGCGCCTCAAGCATTGACATGTAATTGACG
The DNA window shown above is from Blastocatellia bacterium and carries:
- a CDS encoding ABC transporter ATP-binding protein encodes the protein MSHYISLLTRYLRPYAFRVGLLSACLLGSIGLQLFIPQIVRSFIDLGVNGGAINLLSRLALTYLGLAIMNQLAVASATYLSADIGWGATNLLRADLLRHTLDLDMAYHKDRLPGEMIERIDGDVTGISNFFSQFVVRVSAAVLLAIGVLVMLWRENWLIGLCLTVFTIIGMGILHWRRSVAIGSTQGERELTAQVFGFVEERMGGLDDIRANGAGRYVMHRFLELQRDWFAKSERAAWLRGTISLTTGVLFACGHVLTISLGVWLYLSGRVTLGTLYLFVNYMSMLEAPMDQITQQLQEFQKAAAGIRRVRELLETPRTVLSGERSLAKQAHAIEFEQVRFRYAERDVLNGLSFRLEPEETLGLIGRTGSGKTTLIRLASRLYDSSAGRILIDGVDLRQANLHDIRRRIALVTQDVQLFHGTIRDNLTFFNPRVADEQIWRVLDELCLRPWVEELPQKLDTMLEAGGGGLSAGQSQLLAFGRGFLRDPGLVILDEPSSRLDPATERLVSRAVDRLLEGRTGIIIAHRLATVERVDKIMVLAEGRILEYGPREVLARNPHSRYSALMRLSSESMSLDEQMEQIA